A stretch of Stegostoma tigrinum isolate sSteTig4 chromosome 23, sSteTig4.hap1, whole genome shotgun sequence DNA encodes these proteins:
- the nme3 gene encoding nucleoside diphosphate kinase 3 isoform X2, whose product MICLALTAFAYLFQSVITGIHERTFIAIKPDGVQRRLVGEIIRRFEQKGFKLIGMKILQASENLLKDHYIDLRDRPFYNGLVKYMSSGPLVAMVWQGLDVVKITRAMMGETNPADSAPGTIRGDFCVEVGRNVIHGSDSVASAVREISLWFQPEELICWNDCTADWIYE is encoded by the exons ATGATCTGCCTGGCGTTGACTGCTTTTGCCTACTTGTTCCAGTCgg TAATTACTGGGATACATGAGCGTACTTTCATCGCTATCAAACCAGATGGAGTTCAGCGTCGTCTGGTTGGAGAAATCATACGAAGGTTTGAGCAGAAGGGATTTAAACTGATTGGAATGAAAATATTGCAG GCTTCAGAAAACCTGCTAAAAGATCACTACATTGACCTCAGAGATCGGCCTTTCTATAATGGATTGGTGAAATACATGAGCTCTGGCCCTTTGGTCGCTATG GTATGGCAAGGACTGGATGTTGTCAAAATCACTCGGGCCATGATGGGAGAGACCAACCCTGCTGATTCTGCACCAGGCACTATCAGAGGAGACTTCTGTGTTGAAGTGGGCAG GAATGTAATCCACGGTAGTGATTCAGTGGCGAGTGCTGTACGTGAAATCTCGCTCTGGTTTCAGCCAGAGGAGCTAATCTGCTGGAACGACTGTACTGCTGACTGGATTTACGAGTAG
- the nme3 gene encoding nucleoside diphosphate kinase 3 isoform X3: protein MLLGLLCSSSLTFYYLGILQHLQFPLSQAMMELHIHSGCIVLITGIHERTFIAIKPDGVQRRLVGEIIRRFEQKGFKLIGMKILQASENLLKDHYIDLRDRPFYNGLVKYMSSGPLVAMVWQGLDVVKITRAMMGETNPADSAPGTIRGDFCVEVGRSRGTWV from the exons atgctgcttggcctgctgtgttcatccagcctcacattttattatcttggaattctccagcatctgcagttcccattatcacaggctaTGATGGAGCTGCATATCCACAGTGGGTGTATTGTGT TAATTACTGGGATACATGAGCGTACTTTCATCGCTATCAAACCAGATGGAGTTCAGCGTCGTCTGGTTGGAGAAATCATACGAAGGTTTGAGCAGAAGGGATTTAAACTGATTGGAATGAAAATATTGCAG GCTTCAGAAAACCTGCTAAAAGATCACTACATTGACCTCAGAGATCGGCCTTTCTATAATGGATTGGTGAAATACATGAGCTCTGGCCCTTTGGTCGCTATG GTATGGCAAGGACTGGATGTTGTCAAAATCACTCGGGCCATGATGGGAGAGACCAACCCTGCTGATTCTGCACCAGGCACTATCAGAGGAGACTTCTGTGTTGAAGTGGGCAG GAGCAGAGGCACCTGGGTGTAA
- the nme3 gene encoding nucleoside diphosphate kinase 3 isoform X1 has protein sequence MLLGLLCSSSLTFYYLGILQHLQFPLSQAMMELHIHSGCIVLITGIHERTFIAIKPDGVQRRLVGEIIRRFEQKGFKLIGMKILQASENLLKDHYIDLRDRPFYNGLVKYMSSGPLVAMVWQGLDVVKITRAMMGETNPADSAPGTIRGDFCVEVGRNVIHGSDSVASAVREISLWFQPEELICWNDCTADWIYE, from the exons atgctgcttggcctgctgtgttcatccagcctcacattttattatcttggaattctccagcatctgcagttcccattatcacaggctaTGATGGAGCTGCATATCCACAGTGGGTGTATTGTGT TAATTACTGGGATACATGAGCGTACTTTCATCGCTATCAAACCAGATGGAGTTCAGCGTCGTCTGGTTGGAGAAATCATACGAAGGTTTGAGCAGAAGGGATTTAAACTGATTGGAATGAAAATATTGCAG GCTTCAGAAAACCTGCTAAAAGATCACTACATTGACCTCAGAGATCGGCCTTTCTATAATGGATTGGTGAAATACATGAGCTCTGGCCCTTTGGTCGCTATG GTATGGCAAGGACTGGATGTTGTCAAAATCACTCGGGCCATGATGGGAGAGACCAACCCTGCTGATTCTGCACCAGGCACTATCAGAGGAGACTTCTGTGTTGAAGTGGGCAG GAATGTAATCCACGGTAGTGATTCAGTGGCGAGTGCTGTACGTGAAATCTCGCTCTGGTTTCAGCCAGAGGAGCTAATCTGCTGGAACGACTGTACTGCTGACTGGATTTACGAGTAG
- the nme3 gene encoding nucleoside diphosphate kinase 3 isoform X4 yields MLLGLLCSSSLTFYYLGILQHLQFPLSQAMMELHIHSGCIVLITGIHERTFIAIKPDGVQRRLVGEIIRRFEQKGFKLIGMKILQVWQGLDVVKITRAMMGETNPADSAPGTIRGDFCVEVGRNVIHGSDSVASAVREISLWFQPEELICWNDCTADWIYE; encoded by the exons atgctgcttggcctgctgtgttcatccagcctcacattttattatcttggaattctccagcatctgcagttcccattatcacaggctaTGATGGAGCTGCATATCCACAGTGGGTGTATTGTGT TAATTACTGGGATACATGAGCGTACTTTCATCGCTATCAAACCAGATGGAGTTCAGCGTCGTCTGGTTGGAGAAATCATACGAAGGTTTGAGCAGAAGGGATTTAAACTGATTGGAATGAAAATATTGCAG GTATGGCAAGGACTGGATGTTGTCAAAATCACTCGGGCCATGATGGGAGAGACCAACCCTGCTGATTCTGCACCAGGCACTATCAGAGGAGACTTCTGTGTTGAAGTGGGCAG GAATGTAATCCACGGTAGTGATTCAGTGGCGAGTGCTGTACGTGAAATCTCGCTCTGGTTTCAGCCAGAGGAGCTAATCTGCTGGAACGACTGTACTGCTGACTGGATTTACGAGTAG
- the nme3 gene encoding nucleoside diphosphate kinase 3 isoform X5 yields the protein MKILQASENLLKDHYIDLRDRPFYNGLVKYMSSGPLVAMVWQGLDVVKITRAMMGETNPADSAPGTIRGDFCVEVGRNVIHGSDSVASAVREISLWFQPEELICWNDCTADWIYE from the exons ATGAAAATATTGCAG GCTTCAGAAAACCTGCTAAAAGATCACTACATTGACCTCAGAGATCGGCCTTTCTATAATGGATTGGTGAAATACATGAGCTCTGGCCCTTTGGTCGCTATG GTATGGCAAGGACTGGATGTTGTCAAAATCACTCGGGCCATGATGGGAGAGACCAACCCTGCTGATTCTGCACCAGGCACTATCAGAGGAGACTTCTGTGTTGAAGTGGGCAG GAATGTAATCCACGGTAGTGATTCAGTGGCGAGTGCTGTACGTGAAATCTCGCTCTGGTTTCAGCCAGAGGAGCTAATCTGCTGGAACGACTGTACTGCTGACTGGATTTACGAGTAG